One region of Gossypium raimondii isolate GPD5lz chromosome 6, ASM2569854v1, whole genome shotgun sequence genomic DNA includes:
- the LOC105773353 gene encoding DUF21 domain-containing protein At1g47330 isoform X1, protein MASDVPCCGAEFSLYLLIIVGLVCFAGLMAGLTLGLMSLGLVDLEVLIMSGRPQDRIHAAKIFPVVKNQHLLLCTLLIGNSLAMEALPIFLDKLVPPWAAILVSVTLILMFGEILPQAVCTRYGLKVGAAMAPFVRVLLFLFLPISYPISKVLDWMLGKGHAALLRRAELKTFVDFHGNEAGKGGDLTHDETTIIAGALEMTEKTAKVAMTPISNAFSLDLDTSLDLETLNKVMTMGHSRVPVYYGNPQNIIGLVLVKNLLTIDSEGPVPLRKIIIRKIPRVSVDMPLYDILNEFQKGHSHIAVVYKDLNKSKEHLEFKDSCKKRRGEPEMSRKDDRKIGVSAQKSGLNLDSQDVHTPVANNDGGQLTKKSPPATPAFKKRHRGCSYCILDIENFPIPEFPSNEEVVGVITMEDVIEELLQEEILDETDEYVNIHNRIKINMHAPYENASIPTPASSSPLAAPGPTPTLSVSTSTSNTGSPAATLFPI, encoded by the exons ATGGCTTCTGATGTGCCTTGTTGTGGTGCTGAATTCTCATTGTATTTGTTGATCATAGTGGGGTTAGTGTGTTTTGCTGGGTTAATGGCTGGTCTAACACTGGGTCTCATGTCTCTGGGTCTTGTAGACCTTGAAGTCCTCATCATGTCTGGCCGTCCTCAAGATCGTATCCATGCTG CAAAGATATTTCCTGTGGTGAAAAACCAGCACCTTCTGCTATGTACTCTATTGATTGGAAACTCTTTGGCAATGGAG GCTCTTCCCATTTTTTTGGACAAGCTTGTGCCTCCATGGGCTGCAATTTTGGTATCAGTCACTCTGATCCTCATGTTTGGAGAG ATATTGCCACAAGCCGTATGCACCCGTTATGGCTTGAAAGTTGGAGCGGCAATGGCACCTTTTGTCCGcgttcttctttttcttttcttaccgATTTCTTATCCAATCAGCAAG GTTTTGGACTGGATGTTGGGTAAGGGACATGCTGCCCTCCTACGAAGAGCAGAACTAAAGACATTCGTGGATTTTCATGGCAATGAG GCTGGGAAAGGTGGGGATCTAACTCATGATGAGACAACTATCATTGCCGGGGCACTTGAAATGACTGAAAAGACTGCTAAAGTTGCTATGACGCCGATATCGAATGCATTTTCTCTTGATCTGGATACAAGTCTTGATTT GGAAACGTTGAATAAAGTAATGACAATGGGTCATAGCAGAGTTCCAGTTTATTATGGAAACCCGCAAAATATAATCGGGCTTGTTCTG GTtaaaaatcttttaacaattgATTCAGAAGGTCCGGTTCCGTTGAGAAAAATAATCATAAGAAAAATCCCCCG GGTATCAGTTGACATGCCACTATATGATATTCTTAATGAATTCCAAAAAGGTCACAGCCATATCGCCGTGGTATATAAGGATCTTAATAAGAGCAAAGAACATCTCGAGTTTAAGGATAGCTGTAAGAAGCGAAGAGGCGAACCCGAGATGTCAAGAAAAG ATGATCGTAAGATTGGTGTAAGTGCCCAGAAATCGGGGCTTAATTTGGACTCGCAAGATGTTCATACACCTGTGGCTAACAATGACGGAGGTCAGCTGACAAAGAAGAGCCCACCAGCTACTCCTGCCTTTAAGAAGCGACACAGAGGTTGTTCGTATTGCATATTGGACATAGAAAATTTTCCTATTCCTGAATTCCCATCAAATGAAGAGGTAGTCGGTGTTATTACCATGGAGGATGTTATCGAAGAACTTCTTCAA GAGGAGATATTAGATGAGACGGATGAGTATGTTAATATCCACAACAG GATAAAGATCAACATGCATGCACCTTACGAAAATGCTAGCATCCCAACCCCTGCATCTTCGTCACCCTTGGCCGCTCCAGGTCCTACACCAACCCTTTCGGTGTCCACCAGTACTTCAAATACAGGTTCACCTGCCGCAACCCTTTTCCCGATATGA
- the LOC105773353 gene encoding DUF21 domain-containing protein At1g47330 isoform X2: MASDVPCCGAEFSLYLLIIVGLVCFAGLMAGLTLGLMSLGLVDLEVLIMSGRPQDRIHAAKIFPVVKNQHLLLCTLLIGNSLAMEALPIFLDKLVPPWAAILVSVTLILMFGEILPQAVCTRYGLKVGAAMAPFVRVLLFLFLPISYPISKVLDWMLGKGHAALLRRAELKTFVDFHGNEAGKGGDLTHDETTIIAGALEMTEKTAKVAMTPISNAFSLDLDTSLDLETLNKVMTMGHSRVPVYYGNPQNIIGLVLVKNLLTIDSEGPVPLRKIIIRKIPRVSVDMPLYDILNEFQKGHSHIAVVYKDLNKSKEHLEFKDSCKKRRGEPEMSRKGEHMIVRLV; this comes from the exons ATGGCTTCTGATGTGCCTTGTTGTGGTGCTGAATTCTCATTGTATTTGTTGATCATAGTGGGGTTAGTGTGTTTTGCTGGGTTAATGGCTGGTCTAACACTGGGTCTCATGTCTCTGGGTCTTGTAGACCTTGAAGTCCTCATCATGTCTGGCCGTCCTCAAGATCGTATCCATGCTG CAAAGATATTTCCTGTGGTGAAAAACCAGCACCTTCTGCTATGTACTCTATTGATTGGAAACTCTTTGGCAATGGAG GCTCTTCCCATTTTTTTGGACAAGCTTGTGCCTCCATGGGCTGCAATTTTGGTATCAGTCACTCTGATCCTCATGTTTGGAGAG ATATTGCCACAAGCCGTATGCACCCGTTATGGCTTGAAAGTTGGAGCGGCAATGGCACCTTTTGTCCGcgttcttctttttcttttcttaccgATTTCTTATCCAATCAGCAAG GTTTTGGACTGGATGTTGGGTAAGGGACATGCTGCCCTCCTACGAAGAGCAGAACTAAAGACATTCGTGGATTTTCATGGCAATGAG GCTGGGAAAGGTGGGGATCTAACTCATGATGAGACAACTATCATTGCCGGGGCACTTGAAATGACTGAAAAGACTGCTAAAGTTGCTATGACGCCGATATCGAATGCATTTTCTCTTGATCTGGATACAAGTCTTGATTT GGAAACGTTGAATAAAGTAATGACAATGGGTCATAGCAGAGTTCCAGTTTATTATGGAAACCCGCAAAATATAATCGGGCTTGTTCTG GTtaaaaatcttttaacaattgATTCAGAAGGTCCGGTTCCGTTGAGAAAAATAATCATAAGAAAAATCCCCCG GGTATCAGTTGACATGCCACTATATGATATTCTTAATGAATTCCAAAAAGGTCACAGCCATATCGCCGTGGTATATAAGGATCTTAATAAGAGCAAAGAACATCTCGAGTTTAAGGATAGCTGTAAGAAGCGAAGAGGCGAACCCGAGATGTCAAGAAAAGGTGAGCAT ATGATCGTAAGATTGGTGTAA